A region of Staphylococcus sp. IVB6181 DNA encodes the following proteins:
- the hisC gene encoding histidinol-phosphate transaminase: MKEQINQLSAYQPGLSPRALKEEFGLDIELHKLASNENLYGPSPKAKEAIRSHVDEVLYYPETGAPTLRKDIAKALGINENRILFGAGLDEVILMISRAVLTPGDKIVTSQGTFGQYYHNAIVEAAEVVQVPLKDNGQFDLDGILAEVDEDTALVWICNPNNPTGNYVTHAELEAFLEQVPSNVPVLVDEAYFEFVTAKDFPDTLKLQERFPNAFLMRTFSKAYGLAGLRIGYIIATEEAIKTYNIIRPPFNVGRLSEYAAVAAFEDQAYLKEIQQKNAAERKKFYEIPESKYFFESQTNFVFINTNRPKDLYEAFLSVGCITRPFPNGVRVTIGFPEQNDAMIEVLKNFDFEK, from the coding sequence ATGAAAGAACAAATCAATCAACTCTCAGCATATCAGCCAGGTCTCTCGCCAAGAGCTTTAAAAGAAGAATTCGGGTTAGATATCGAATTACATAAACTTGCATCTAATGAAAACTTATACGGACCTTCTCCAAAAGCAAAAGAAGCAATTCGATCACATGTCGATGAAGTGTTGTATTACCCGGAAACAGGTGCACCGACATTACGTAAAGATATCGCCAAAGCTTTAGGTATCAATGAAAATCGTATTTTATTCGGTGCCGGCTTAGATGAAGTCATCCTCATGATTTCACGTGCTGTGTTAACACCTGGAGATAAAATTGTTACAAGCCAAGGCACATTCGGACAATACTATCATAATGCGATTGTAGAAGCGGCAGAAGTTGTGCAAGTACCGCTTAAAGACAATGGACAATTTGATTTAGATGGTATTTTAGCAGAAGTAGATGAAGATACAGCGTTAGTATGGATTTGCAACCCGAATAACCCGACAGGCAATTACGTGACACATGCGGAATTAGAAGCATTTCTTGAACAAGTACCAAGCAACGTACCTGTTTTAGTCGATGAAGCATACTTTGAATTTGTGACAGCAAAAGACTTCCCGGATACATTGAAATTGCAAGAACGCTTCCCGAATGCATTCTTAATGCGTACGTTCTCTAAAGCTTACGGCTTAGCTGGACTTAGAATCGGTTATATCATCGCAACAGAAGAAGCGATTAAAACGTATAATATTATCCGTCCACCGTTTAACGTAGGTCGTTTATCAGAGTATGCGGCAGTTGCGGCTTTTGAAGACCAAGCGTACTTAAAAGAAATCCAGCAAAAAAATGCGGCTGAACGTAAGAAATTCTATGAAATTCCAGAAAGCAAGTATTTCTTTGAGAGTCAAACCAACTTTGTATTCATTAATACCAACCGACCTAAAGATTTATATGAAGCATTCTTGAGCGTAGGCTGTATTACACGCCCATTCCCGAACGGCGTACGTGTAACTATCGGCTTCCCAGAACAAAATGATGCCATGATCGAAGTCTTGAAAAATTTTGATTTTGAAAAATAA
- the queF gene encoding preQ(1) synthase, which produces MSQQGRKKEDLQDITLLGNQNNQYDFDYRPDVLETFDNKHQGRDYFVKFNCPEFTSLCPITGQPDFATIYISYIPNIKMVESKSLKLYLFSFRNHGDFHEDCMNIIMNDLIDLMDPHYIEVWGKFTPRGGISIDPYTNYGRPDTKYEEMAEYRMMNHDLYPEKIDNR; this is translated from the coding sequence GTGTCACAACAAGGACGCAAAAAAGAAGATTTGCAAGACATTACATTGCTCGGCAATCAAAATAACCAATATGATTTCGACTACCGACCTGATGTCTTAGAAACATTCGATAACAAGCATCAAGGCCGCGACTATTTCGTTAAATTCAATTGTCCTGAATTCACTTCGCTTTGCCCTATTACGGGACAACCGGATTTTGCGACAATTTATATTTCATATATTCCAAATATCAAAATGGTAGAGTCTAAGTCACTCAAGCTTTATTTATTCAGCTTCAGAAATCATGGTGACTTCCATGAAGATTGTATGAATATCATTATGAATGACTTGATTGATTTGATGGATCCGCATTATATCGAAGTTTGGGGCAAATTTACGCCGCGCGGCGGTATTTCTATTGATCCTTATACGAATTACGGCCGTCCTGATACTAAATATGAGGAAATGGCAGAGTATCGTATGATGAATCATGACTTGTACCCTGAGAAAATTGATAACAGATAA
- a CDS encoding 5' nucleotidase, NT5C type, whose protein sequence is MKRESIAIDMDEVLADTIKALIEEVNKRTDLGIKEALLDGNKLRHFMPEHEGVLDEVLKQPGFFKNLEVIKDSQEVVKKLAEHYDMYIATAAMDVPTSFHDKYEWLRVHFPFLDPQQFVFCGRKNIVKADYLIDDNPRQLARFTGKPVMYTAQHNIHNEDFDRVNNWKEVEAYFLGNK, encoded by the coding sequence ATGAAGAGAGAATCAATAGCGATTGATATGGATGAAGTATTAGCGGATACAATCAAAGCTTTGATTGAGGAAGTGAATAAACGTACAGATTTAGGAATCAAAGAGGCATTATTAGATGGAAATAAATTACGCCACTTTATGCCGGAACACGAAGGTGTGCTTGATGAAGTTTTGAAACAACCGGGCTTCTTCAAAAACTTAGAAGTGATTAAAGATTCACAAGAAGTGGTTAAGAAACTAGCAGAGCATTATGATATGTACATTGCGACAGCAGCAATGGATGTACCGACTTCGTTCCATGATAAATATGAATGGTTAAGAGTACATTTTCCATTTTTAGATCCGCAGCAATTCGTCTTTTGCGGCAGAAAGAATATTGTTAAAGCAGATTATTTAATTGATGATAACCCAAGACAACTGGCACGTTTTACAGGAAAACCAGTGATGTATACAGCTCAGCACAATATTCATAACGAAGACTTCGATCGTGTGAATAACTGGAAAGAAGTCGAAGCATATTTCTTGGGAAATAAATAA
- a CDS encoding peptide MFS transporter: MQNNLHNQHVQEIPQKGFFGHPKGLGVLFFVEFWERFSYYGMRALLIFYMFFAVSDGGLGMDKTTAQSVMSVYGSLIFMTSVLGGWVADRITGTRGATMYGAILIIIGHVFLSLPLAQTGLFISMFFIIVGSGLMKPNISNIVGRLYPENDKRIDSGFVIFYMSVNMGALAAPLVLNAFSKGHMFHQGFLIAAIGMSFALAIYLLFNKRNLGDVGSKPTNPLNSSEKKKYAKIAGIAVLVIALVLVITGLTGTLSFNLVSTTVLVLGIALPIAYFTIMIRSKEVTDDERSRVISFIPLFIIGVIFWSIQEQGSNVLNLYALSGTDMKLNLFGWKTDFGKTYFQSINPLFIVLLAPVLSYVWKKLGDRQPSLATKFVWGAWLAGVSYILVAVVMMTSGGNSVSVNWVILSYILCVIGELCLSPTGNSAAVKLAPKAFNSQMMSLWLLANATAQAINGTLVKLIEPLGYQNYFLFLGSLAVIIGLVTLAFVPKIVKGMRGIR; this comes from the coding sequence TTGCAGAATAATTTGCATAATCAACATGTTCAAGAAATTCCACAGAAAGGTTTCTTCGGACATCCAAAAGGATTAGGAGTCCTATTCTTCGTAGAGTTTTGGGAGAGATTCAGTTATTACGGAATGCGTGCACTCTTAATCTTCTATATGTTCTTCGCCGTAAGCGATGGCGGATTAGGTATGGACAAAACAACAGCACAATCTGTCATGTCAGTGTATGGTTCACTGATCTTCATGACAAGTGTACTTGGCGGATGGGTCGCTGACAGAATTACAGGGACACGCGGCGCAACGATGTACGGTGCCATATTAATTATTATCGGTCACGTCTTTTTAAGTCTGCCGTTGGCTCAAACAGGATTATTCATTTCAATGTTCTTTATCATTGTGGGTTCAGGACTTATGAAACCGAATATCTCTAACATCGTAGGTCGTTTATATCCTGAAAATGATAAACGTATCGATTCAGGGTTTGTTATTTTCTACATGTCAGTAAATATGGGTGCCCTTGCTGCACCGCTTGTATTGAATGCTTTCTCTAAAGGACATATGTTCCATCAAGGCTTCTTAATCGCCGCAATCGGTATGTCATTTGCGCTTGCGATTTATTTACTCTTCAACAAACGCAATTTAGGAGATGTTGGTTCTAAACCAACCAATCCATTGAACAGCAGCGAAAAGAAAAAATATGCGAAAATCGCAGGTATTGCTGTGTTAGTGATTGCACTTGTATTAGTCATTACCGGCTTAACAGGTACATTATCATTCAACTTAGTCAGCACAACTGTATTGGTTTTAGGTATCGCATTGCCGATTGCTTACTTTACAATCATGATTAGAAGCAAGGAAGTTACAGATGATGAACGCTCACGCGTGATTTCATTCATACCGCTCTTCATTATCGGTGTTATCTTCTGGTCTATCCAAGAACAAGGTTCAAACGTCTTGAACTTATACGCTTTAAGCGGTACTGATATGAAATTGAACTTATTCGGTTGGAAAACAGATTTCGGTAAAACATATTTCCAATCTATTAACCCGCTCTTCATCGTATTGTTAGCACCTGTGCTTTCATATGTTTGGAAGAAATTGGGTGATCGTCAACCAAGCTTGGCGACTAAATTCGTTTGGGGTGCATGGTTAGCAGGTGTTTCTTACATACTGGTAGCAGTCGTTATGATGACTTCAGGCGGCAACAGTGTATCCGTGAACTGGGTTATTTTATCTTACATCCTTTGCGTTATCGGTGAATTATGTTTATCACCTACCGGCAACAGTGCCGCAGTTAAATTGGCACCTAAAGCCTTCAACTCGCAAATGATGAGTTTATGGTTATTAGCAAATGCGACAGCACAAGCCATCAACGGAACGCTCGTTAAATTAATCGAGCCGTTAGGCTATCAAAATTATTTCTTATTCCTAGGAAGTTTAGCAGTAATTATCGGGTTGGTTACATTAGCATTTGTGCCTAAGATTGTTAAAGGTATGCGCGGTATACGCTAA
- a CDS encoding peptide MFS transporter, with the protein MNKKQYTREEVIESTPRTGFFGHPKGLSTLFFTEFWERFSYYGMKAILVYYLYYSVAKGGFGLDESVAMQIVALYGTLIYMSGVIGGWIADRITGTQHAVFFGGILIMFGHIILSLPGSLTAVMIALLLLIIGTGLLKPNISTTVGELYNKNDNRVDAAFTIFYMGINLGALISPLLTGFLQTRVGFHAGFATAAIGMFFGLVVYWTKRKKYLNLAGLSVHNPLTKADTKKFSIIAGAIIAAFAIYLIILKSFNALSIENFSLLVTFIGIALPIYIVVYMLVSKKVTPEEKSRVGSYVPLYITSVAFWMIQEQGSTILANFADKKTELSLAKLTGGALNFDIPAAWFQSLNPIFIVALAPLFATLWVKLGKHNPPTVIKFALGAIIGGISYLIMVVPLAGGLGQGELIHPIWLVLSFLLITIGELCISPVGLATTTKLAPYAFTAQMMSLWMLSNATAQGLNAQLVVVYAKMDSGQYFLYSGLLTLVIGVLLIAISPFIRRAMKGIH; encoded by the coding sequence ATGAATAAGAAACAATACACACGCGAAGAAGTCATAGAAAGTACACCACGAACAGGTTTCTTTGGGCATCCTAAAGGACTAAGCACTTTGTTCTTTACTGAGTTTTGGGAGAGATTCAGTTACTATGGTATGAAAGCCATTTTAGTGTACTATCTGTACTACTCTGTAGCTAAAGGCGGATTCGGATTAGATGAATCTGTAGCCATGCAGATTGTGGCATTATATGGGACATTAATCTATATGTCTGGGGTTATCGGAGGCTGGATTGCTGACCGTATTACCGGAACACAGCACGCAGTATTCTTCGGCGGAATACTCATTATGTTCGGTCATATTATTTTAAGTTTGCCGGGCAGTTTAACCGCCGTTATGATTGCGTTGCTGCTGCTGATTATCGGGACAGGTTTATTAAAACCGAATATTTCTACAACTGTCGGAGAGCTTTATAACAAAAACGACAACCGTGTCGACGCTGCATTTACCATTTTCTACATGGGTATCAACTTAGGTGCATTGATTTCACCATTATTAACAGGTTTCTTGCAAACACGTGTTGGTTTCCACGCAGGATTTGCAACAGCGGCTATCGGGATGTTCTTCGGTTTAGTCGTTTATTGGACAAAACGCAAAAAGTATTTAAACTTAGCAGGATTATCTGTACATAATCCGCTGACAAAAGCAGATACGAAGAAATTCTCTATTATTGCAGGTGCAATCATCGCTGCATTTGCGATTTACTTGATCATCTTAAAATCATTTAACGCATTATCAATCGAAAACTTCAGTTTACTCGTTACATTCATCGGGATTGCATTACCGATTTACATCGTTGTTTACATGCTTGTAAGCAAGAAAGTAACACCAGAAGAAAAGTCGCGTGTCGGCAGTTATGTACCTTTGTACATTACTTCTGTAGCATTCTGGATGATTCAAGAACAAGGTTCAACAATCTTAGCCAACTTTGCGGATAAGAAGACTGAACTGAGTTTAGCTAAATTAACAGGCGGCGCATTGAATTTTGATATTCCGGCAGCCTGGTTCCAATCATTAAACCCGATCTTTATCGTTGCACTTGCACCTTTATTTGCGACATTATGGGTGAAATTAGGCAAACATAATCCGCCTACAGTAATTAAGTTTGCTTTAGGTGCAATTATCGGCGGTATCTCATATTTAATCATGGTCGTACCATTAGCCGGCGGTTTAGGCCAAGGTGAATTGATTCACCCGATCTGGTTAGTACTCAGCTTCTTGCTTATCACAATCGGAGAGTTGTGCATTTCACCAGTCGGCTTAGCAACAACAACAAAACTTGCACCTTATGCTTTCACAGCACAAATGATGAGTTTATGGATGCTGAGCAACGCAACAGCGCAAGGTTTAAACGCACAGCTTGTTGTCGTATATGCGAAGATGGACTCAGGTCAATACTTCTTGTATTCAGGATTATTAACTTTAGTTATCGGCGTATTGCTTATCGCAATTTCTCCATTTATACGTCGTGCAATGAAAGGGATTCACTAA